Proteins co-encoded in one Papaver somniferum cultivar HN1 chromosome 5, ASM357369v1, whole genome shotgun sequence genomic window:
- the LOC113284033 gene encoding poly(A)-specific ribonuclease PARN-like isoform X3, producing MPQYTFSCQTSQLTALANEGFDFNVCVYDGISYLSRVQESLTKGRHANPSSGYSVNSSSTPSVADEIFTKRIKTRVMHWRDACVTKSKSNGSEDKENPAEALISSLRKLILGAELYGSRPCMSIDVCNERQVQLVVKMSRELFDDLVPLVVPDKGRGVPKAVRVVLTSSKEDKNLLERELQDLEDEQNRKTRGFREVIDAISASQKPIVASNCLNELTFLHSKFLGPLPQSFNEFTCSLRMAFPHILDVNTLLKEISSLRNANNLLALVDMEIPHEVQDSDGKNQGHDVLHTTHFFAQLSSLLKASDDPHQTVNADLVSSAEM from the exons ATGCCACAATACACCTTTTCGTGTCAAACATCGCAATTGACGGCATTGGCGAACGAAGGCTTTGATTTCAATGTCTGCGTATATGATG GAATCTCTTACCTGTCTAGAGTTCAAGAATCTCTCACCAAAGGTCGACATGCAAATCCTTCCAGTGGATATTCAGTAAATTCCTCTTCAACCCCGTCAGTTGCTGATGAGATTTTCACAAAAAGAATTAAAACACGAGTTATGCACTGGAGGGATGCTTGTGTTACCAAGAGTAAGAGCAATGGGTCTGAAGATAAGGAAAATCCTGCAGAAGCGCTTATCAGTTCCTTGAGGAAACTTATCTTAGGAGCTGAGCTTTATGGTTCAAGGCCATGCATGAGCATAGATGTTTGCAATGAACGTCAAGTGCAGCTTGTGGTAAAG ATGTCGAGAGAGCTTTTTGATGATCTTGTACCTTTAGTTGTCCCAGACAAAGGAAGGGGGGTACCTAAGGCAGTACGAGTTGTGCTGACGAGTTCAAAGGAGGACAAGAATCTCCTCGAG CGGGAGCTTCAAGATCTTGAAGATGAACAGAACAGGAAAACTCGCGGCTTTCGAGAGGTGATTGATGCAATATCTGCTTCTCAAAAACCAATCGTTGCCTCCAACTGCTTGAATG AATTGACGTTTCTTCATTCTAAGTTCCTTGGTCCATTGCCTCAAAGTTTCAATGAGTTCACGTGTTCATTACGCATGGCTTTTCCCCACATTCTCGATGTGAACACTTTGCTGAAGGAAATCAGCTCTCTTAGAAATGCAAACAACTTACTTGCTCTGGTTGATATGGAAATTCCTCACGAAG TTCAGGACAGTGATGGCAAGAACCAGGGACACGACGTACTTCATACGACACATTTTTTTGCGCAACTTAGTTCTTTATTAAAAGCCAGTGATGATCCTCATCAAACTGTCAACGCTGATCTAGTTTCTTCGGCCGAGATGTGA
- the LOC113284033 gene encoding poly(A)-specific ribonuclease PARN-like isoform X1 → MRAKLLQRRFLCTNTNQQQWKDWSIKQVTKSNFKESLSELKTHIQNSDFIAISSKKTGVISSSPCNKVLPFLDTPEISYLQSKDAAERFQLLQFVVCPFTLTQSTGSTTKVVAHPYNFHLFPRDELNLGMPQYTFSCQTSQLTALANEGFDFNVCVYDGISYLSRVQESLTKGRHANPSSGYSVNSSSTPSVADEIFTKRIKTRVMHWRDACVTKSKSNGSEDKENPAEALISSLRKLILGAELYGSRPCMSIDVCNERQVQLVVKMSRELFDDLVPLVVPDKGRGVPKAVRVVLTSSKEDKNLLERELQDLEDEQNRKTRGFREVIDAISASQKPIVASNCLNELTFLHSKFLGPLPQSFNEFTCSLRMAFPHILDVNTLLKEISSLRNANNLLALVDMEIPHEVQDSDGKNQGHDVLHTTHFFAQLSSLLKASDDPHQTVNADLVSSAEM, encoded by the exons atgagggCAAAATTGTTGCAGAGACGTTTTCTCTGCACAAACACAAACCAACAACAATGGAAGGATTGGAGTATAAAACAAGTtacaaaatcaaatttcaaagaaTCACTTTCAGAATTGAAAACCCATATACAAAACTCAGATTTTATAGCTATATCATCTAAGAAAACTGGTGTTATCTCTTCGTCTCCATGTAACAAGGTTCTTCCTTTTCTTGATACACCTGAAATTTCTTATCTTCAATCTAAAGATGCTGCAGAAAGGTTTCAGCTTTTGCAATTTGTTGTTTGCCCTTTTACCCTAACTCAATCTACTGGTAGTACTACTAAAGTTGTCGCTCATCC GTACAATTTTCATTTATTCCCAAGGGATGAGTTGAATTTAGGAATGCCACAATACACCTTTTCGTGTCAAACATCGCAATTGACGGCATTGGCGAACGAAGGCTTTGATTTCAATGTCTGCGTATATGATG GAATCTCTTACCTGTCTAGAGTTCAAGAATCTCTCACCAAAGGTCGACATGCAAATCCTTCCAGTGGATATTCAGTAAATTCCTCTTCAACCCCGTCAGTTGCTGATGAGATTTTCACAAAAAGAATTAAAACACGAGTTATGCACTGGAGGGATGCTTGTGTTACCAAGAGTAAGAGCAATGGGTCTGAAGATAAGGAAAATCCTGCAGAAGCGCTTATCAGTTCCTTGAGGAAACTTATCTTAGGAGCTGAGCTTTATGGTTCAAGGCCATGCATGAGCATAGATGTTTGCAATGAACGTCAAGTGCAGCTTGTGGTAAAG ATGTCGAGAGAGCTTTTTGATGATCTTGTACCTTTAGTTGTCCCAGACAAAGGAAGGGGGGTACCTAAGGCAGTACGAGTTGTGCTGACGAGTTCAAAGGAGGACAAGAATCTCCTCGAG CGGGAGCTTCAAGATCTTGAAGATGAACAGAACAGGAAAACTCGCGGCTTTCGAGAGGTGATTGATGCAATATCTGCTTCTCAAAAACCAATCGTTGCCTCCAACTGCTTGAATG AATTGACGTTTCTTCATTCTAAGTTCCTTGGTCCATTGCCTCAAAGTTTCAATGAGTTCACGTGTTCATTACGCATGGCTTTTCCCCACATTCTCGATGTGAACACTTTGCTGAAGGAAATCAGCTCTCTTAGAAATGCAAACAACTTACTTGCTCTGGTTGATATGGAAATTCCTCACGAAG TTCAGGACAGTGATGGCAAGAACCAGGGACACGACGTACTTCATACGACACATTTTTTTGCGCAACTTAGTTCTTTATTAAAAGCCAGTGATGATCCTCATCAAACTGTCAACGCTGATCTAGTTTCTTCGGCCGAGATGTGA
- the LOC113284033 gene encoding poly(A)-specific ribonuclease PARN-like isoform X2 — protein sequence MRAKLLQRRFLCTNTNQQQWKDWSIKQVTKSNFKESLSELKTHIQNSDFIAISSKKTGVISSSPCNKVLPFLDTPEISYLQSKDAAERFQLLQFVVCPFTLTQSTGSTTKVVAHPYNFHLFPRDELNLGMPQYTFSCQTSQLTALANEGFDFNVCVYDGISYLSRVQESLTKGRHANPSSGYSVNSSSTPSVADEIFTKRIKTRVMHWRDACVTKSKSNGSEDKENPAEALISSLRKLILGAELYGSRPCMSIDVCNERQVQLVVKMSRELFDDLVPLVVPDKGRGVPKAVRVVLTSSKEDKNLLERELQDLEDEQNRKTRGFREVIDAISASQKPIVASNCLNELTFLHSKFLGPLPQSFNEFTCSLRMAFPHILDVNTLLKEISSLRNANNLLALVDMEIPHEGQ from the exons atgagggCAAAATTGTTGCAGAGACGTTTTCTCTGCACAAACACAAACCAACAACAATGGAAGGATTGGAGTATAAAACAAGTtacaaaatcaaatttcaaagaaTCACTTTCAGAATTGAAAACCCATATACAAAACTCAGATTTTATAGCTATATCATCTAAGAAAACTGGTGTTATCTCTTCGTCTCCATGTAACAAGGTTCTTCCTTTTCTTGATACACCTGAAATTTCTTATCTTCAATCTAAAGATGCTGCAGAAAGGTTTCAGCTTTTGCAATTTGTTGTTTGCCCTTTTACCCTAACTCAATCTACTGGTAGTACTACTAAAGTTGTCGCTCATCC GTACAATTTTCATTTATTCCCAAGGGATGAGTTGAATTTAGGAATGCCACAATACACCTTTTCGTGTCAAACATCGCAATTGACGGCATTGGCGAACGAAGGCTTTGATTTCAATGTCTGCGTATATGATG GAATCTCTTACCTGTCTAGAGTTCAAGAATCTCTCACCAAAGGTCGACATGCAAATCCTTCCAGTGGATATTCAGTAAATTCCTCTTCAACCCCGTCAGTTGCTGATGAGATTTTCACAAAAAGAATTAAAACACGAGTTATGCACTGGAGGGATGCTTGTGTTACCAAGAGTAAGAGCAATGGGTCTGAAGATAAGGAAAATCCTGCAGAAGCGCTTATCAGTTCCTTGAGGAAACTTATCTTAGGAGCTGAGCTTTATGGTTCAAGGCCATGCATGAGCATAGATGTTTGCAATGAACGTCAAGTGCAGCTTGTGGTAAAG ATGTCGAGAGAGCTTTTTGATGATCTTGTACCTTTAGTTGTCCCAGACAAAGGAAGGGGGGTACCTAAGGCAGTACGAGTTGTGCTGACGAGTTCAAAGGAGGACAAGAATCTCCTCGAG CGGGAGCTTCAAGATCTTGAAGATGAACAGAACAGGAAAACTCGCGGCTTTCGAGAGGTGATTGATGCAATATCTGCTTCTCAAAAACCAATCGTTGCCTCCAACTGCTTGAATG AATTGACGTTTCTTCATTCTAAGTTCCTTGGTCCATTGCCTCAAAGTTTCAATGAGTTCACGTGTTCATTACGCATGGCTTTTCCCCACATTCTCGATGTGAACACTTTGCTGAAGGAAATCAGCTCTCTTAGAAATGCAAACAACTTACTTGCTCTGGTTGATATGGAAATTCCTCACGAAG GACAGTGA
- the LOC113284031 gene encoding phospholipase A(1) LCAT3-like, with the protein MIRDWSFSDCFGNKESVDNDDGDGIDPVLLVSGIGGSIMNSKDKKSGNEIRVWVRVLLANWEFQKRAWSIYNPKTGYTESLDKNSEIVVPDDDYGLYAIDILDPSVVMKCLKMEEVYQYHDMIDMLVKCGHKKGTTLFGYGYDFRQSNRIDKGMEGLKAKLVTAYKASGGRKVNIISHSMGGLLVSCFLSLYHDVFEKYVNKWICIACPFQGAPGCINDTLLTGLQFLEGFESYFFVSRWSMHQLLVECPSIYEMLPNPEFNWKKQPQIQVWRKQSENNETSVKLETYGPQESITLFEEALKDNELNYGGKSIPLPFNKSILKWASETREILNKAQLPDGVKFYNIFGASFESPFDVRYGTETSPIEDMPQICHTIPQYSYVNGDGTVPLESAKGDWFSATERVGLSATHRGLLSDETVFQLIQQWLGIEPKKSSRRAKTSKVVDALAK; encoded by the exons atgatcagAGATTGGAGCTTTTCAGATTGTTTTGGGAACAAAGAATCTGTtgataatgatgatggtgatggtatTGATCCAGTGCTATTAGTATCTGGGATTGGAGGTTCAATCATGAACTCAAAAGATAAAAAATCAGGAAATGAAATTAGAGTTTGGGTTAGAGTTTTATTAGCTAATTGGGAGTTTCAGAAGAGAGCTTGGTCTATTTATAACCCCAAAACAG GTTATACAGAGTCATTGGATAAGAATAGTGAAATTGTTGTACCAGATGATGATTATGGACTTTATGCAATTGACATTTTGGACCCGTCTGTG GTTATGAAATGCTTAAAGATGGAAGAAGTGTATCAATATCATGATATGA TAGATATGCTTGTTAAATGTGGCCATAAGAAAGGAACTACATTGTTTGGATACGGTTATGACTTTCGACAGAGTAATAG AATTGATAAAGGGATGGAAGGTCTAAAAGCAAAACTTGTGACTGCTTACAAAGCTTCAGGGggtagaaaagtgaatataatttCGCACTCAATGGGTGGATTACTTGTTTCGTGCTTCCTCTCACTCTATCACGAT GTATTCGAAAAGTATGTTAACAAGTGGATTTGCATAGCCTGCCCATTTCAGG GCGCACCTGGATGTATCAATGATACTCTTTTAACGGGTTTGCAGTTCCTTGAAGGCTTTGAAAGCTATTTTTTCGTATCCAGGTGGTCAATGCATCAACTG CTGGTTGAGTGCCCATCGATTTATGAGATGTTGCCAAATCCAGAGTTCAACTGGAAAAAGCAGCCTCAAATTCAAGTTTGGCGAAAGCAGTCAGAAAATAATGAAACTTCAGTAAAGTTGGAAACATATGGCCCACAAGAAAGCATTACTCTGTTTGAAGAGGCTTTGAAAGATAATGAG CTCAATTACGGTGGGAAATCAATCCCATTACCGTTTAACAAATCTATTCTTAAATGGGCATCTGAGACTCGGGAAATTCTCAACAAAGCTCAACTACCAGATGGTGTCAAGTTCTATAACATCTTTGGAGCGTCATTCGAGTCTCCTTTTGATGTACG CTATGGAACAGAAACTTCTCCTATTGAGGATATGCCCCAAATATGCCACACAATT CCCCAGTATTCGTACGTGAATGGAGACGGGACTGTCCCATTGGAATCAGCTAAG GGTGATTGGTTTTCAGCTACTGAAAGAGTAGGACTAAGTGCAACTCATCGTGGATTATTAAGCGATGAAACAGTTTTTCAACTCATTCAACAATGGTTAGGAATCGAACCGAAAAAATCGAGTCGGCGTGCCAAGACTTCTAAAGTGGTGGATGCATTAGCCAAGTGA